Proteins found in one Salmo salar chromosome ssa26, Ssal_v3.1, whole genome shotgun sequence genomic segment:
- the LOC106587209 gene encoding uncharacterized protein produces the protein MYSGCGVGVASIQRQYQVRDSVRPYTGPGGNTQVPMETGVTPARCPVYQVQPYSGQPSCTVNSVSNTQPTPVPTPLTPPPAALKPGQGGFKKVCRTEEDSPCPFPGLASGVLEMRVKEGSKIRNLMGFAMARMQGDVSGVGVSGGGGLRQVVFSGSGRAVTKTITCAEIMKRKVGSLHQLTKLRYKGVREVWESHEGGASEMTVHRTVPSISILLSKDPLDPQEPGYQPPETLSALWEDRDGVDALQTASKRPLGLSPYSSFSEPKRVCLGLDEGTLALSNPLAN, from the coding sequence ATGTATTCCGGCTGTGGAGTTGGAGTGGCCAGCATTCAAAGACAGTATCAGGTCAGGGACTCTGTCAGACCATACACCGGACCTGGAGGGAATACACAGGTCCCAATGGAAACCGGTGTGACCCCAGCTAGGTGCCCAGTATATCAGGTTCAGCCTTACAGTGGGCAGCCCTCCTGCACTGTGAACAGTGtttccaacacacagcccactccgGTGCCTACACCTCTAACTCCACCTCCCGCCGCACTCAAACCGGGCCAGGGTGGGTTCAAGAAGGTGTGTCGCACAGAGGAGGACAGCCCGTGCCCCTTCCCAGGATTGGCCTCAGGAGTGCTGGAGATGCGTGTCAAGGAGGGCAGTAAGATCCGTAACCTCATGGGTTTTGCCATGGCTCGCATGCAGGGGGATGTcagtggtgttggggttagtggAGGCGGTGGCCTGAGGCAGGTTGTTTTCTCTGGGTCAGGTCGTGCCGTCACCAAGACCATCACATGCGCTGAGATCATGAAGAGAAAAGTGGGGTCTCTGCACCAGCTGACCAAGCTGCGCTACAAGGGCGTGAGGGAGGTGTGGGAGAGCCACGAAGGGGGGGCATCGGAAATGACCGTTCACAGGACCGTCCCCTCCATCAGCATCCTTTTGTCCAAAGACCCCCTGGACCCGCAGGAGCCTGGCTACCAGCCCCCTGAGACCCTCAGTGCTCTCTGGGAGGACAGAGACGGTGTGGATGCCCTACAGACAGCCAGCAAGAGACCTCTTGGTCTGTCCCCATACAGTAGTTTCTCTGAACCTAAGAGAGTGTGTCTGGGTCTGGACGAGGGGACTCTGGCTTTGTCCAACCCCCTGGCTAACTGA